The sequence below is a genomic window from Thioclava nitratireducens.
CGGGCGCTTTGCGGCGGGTCTCGATCAGATCCCCGAGATACTCCGCGAATTCCGCTGAGGCCCGCGCCGCGTCTTCTTCGAGGCTGATGTCGCGGCGGGCCTGATACATCTGCACCATCGCGTTCGACCACGCGAGAAGCTTGTCGGCATCCTTCTCCGGCACGCCCAGAAGCCGAGCAATCACGATCACCGGAAGGGGTTTCGCGAAATGCTCCAGCAGGTCGCAGCCGCCCTCGGGCAGTTCGTCGACCAGCCGGTGGCAGAGTGTCGCGATCTCGTCCTCCATGCCTGCGATCCGGCGCGGAGTGAAGGCCTTCGTCACCAGCTTGCGCAGGCGGGTGTGGGTCGGCGCCTCCAACTCCAGCATCGAATGACGTTCGATCGCATAGAAGGGCTCGAGATGCTTCGGAACCTCCACCGCGTGTTCTGGCGGGGCTTCGCGCCCCAACCGCCGGTCCCGCAGCGCCGCGCCGACGATCGCGGCGCGCGCAGTCACGTGAAACCCGTATTCGGGCCATTGAACGAGAGGCGCGCCTTGACGCACGCGGTCATAGAACGGGTAAGGGTTCTGCACGAAATCTGGGTCGAGCGGGGATTGGGAAAGGGTCTGCATCGGCGCTCCGTTTGGACGGAGGCCAGATTGGGCAGAAGGCGCCGCGGGATGCAAGACCAAGCGAACACGCCGCCTTGCATTGCCGCGCCGTTGGTCGCAAGGAAAGGGCGGGAGAGTGCTGATGCTGGGCCGTGTCGCCATATTGCTCATCTGGATCGCGCTGACGCTCGCCGCCTCGATCGGGGTGTGGCGGGTCTCGGCGCGCGAGGGTCTGGCGCGGATCGAGGCGCAGGGGCAGTCCGACCTGCGGCTGGCCTCGGATCGTCTGGTGGCGGCCCTTCTGCAGTTTCGCGAAGTGGCCGTTCTGGCCGCCGATCATCCCGACGTAGTCGCGCTGGCGGGGCGTTTTGCCGAAGGGGGCAAGGCGGTCGGCACGTGGCGCGATGACGCGGTGAGCCTGACCTTGCAGCGCTTGGCCGACCACGCGGGCGCGCGCGACATCTGGCTGATCGCGCCGGGAGGCACGGTGCTCGCGGGCCCTGCGGACAGTCCCGATCGGGTCACGATGAACCGGGCGCTGGCCCGCGCCGCGCAAGGCGCGACTGGGTCAGAGCATTTCGTCGATCCCGATACCGGCGACCGGCTGTTCGTCTTCGCCGCCCCTGTCTTCGCCTCTGGCGGCCGCGTCTCGGGGATCGTGCTGCTGCGGCTGAATGCCGAGGATGTCGAGGCCGAGGGGCGCGGCAACCCGGTGCCCGTCTGGTTTACCGATGCCGACGGGGTGAGCTTCCTGACCAATCGGACCGATCTGGTGCTGTTGTCCGAACCGGGCGCACGCCCCGATCCCGCGACCTATCCGGCGGGCTCGCTCGCCGGGGTGCTTCACTTGCGCGAACGCAATCTGGCGGGCCATCGTCTGGTGTCGGGGGATGGCTCGCTCGCCGGTCCCGCGCTGGATGTGTCGCGCGAATTGCCGGTGATTCAGATGGAGGGTCACGCGCTCGCCGCCGCCGATCCGGTGCTGCGCGCGGCGCGGCTTGCCGCGCTCTCGACGGCGGCCGGGTTTCTGGCCGTGGGGGCGGTGATCTTCGCATTGTGGGAGCGCAGGCGCGCGTTGGCCGAAGCCAATGCCGCGCTTGAGGTTCGCGTGGCGGAGCGCACGGCGGAGCTGTCGACCGCGAACGAGGAATTGCGCCGCACGCAGGCCGAGCTGGTGCAGGCGGGCAAGCTGTCCGCGTTGGGGCAGATGTCGGCGGGGATCAGTCACGAGCTGAACCAGCCGCTGATGGCGATCTCGTCTTATGCAGAGAATGCTGAATTGCTGCTCGATCGCGGTCGGACAGAAGAGGCGGGCGAAACGCTGGGTAAGATCGGCGCGATGGCGCACCGTATGGCGCGCATCATCCGCAATCTGCGCGCCTTTGCGCGGCAGGAGAGCGAACCCGCGACCCGCGTCGGTCTCGCGGCGGTGGTGGAAAGCGCGCTCGAGATGCTCGACGAACGGCTGAAGCGCGCGGGCGTCACCGTCGACTGGCAGCGTCCTGATTTCCCCGCCATCGTTATGGGCGGCGAGGTGCGGCTCAGTCAGGTCGTCATCAACCTGATCTCGAACGCGATCGAGGCGATGGAGGGCCAGCCCGAGCGCCGCCTGACGATCCGCATGGCGCGCGCGCATGGCATGATCCGCCTCAGCCTGCGCGACACCGGCCCGGGCATCCGCGATCCCGAGCGCATCTTCGATCCGTTCTACTCGACCAAGGAAGCCGGATCGGCAGAGGGGCTTGGCCTCGGCCTTTCGATCTCTTACGGGCTTGTGCAAGGGTTCGGAGGCAACCTGCGCGGCGAGAATGTTCCGGGGGGCGGGGCGCGCTTCACCATCGATCTGCGCGAAGCTGCGAGCCAACCCAGACCAACCGAGGTGGAGACATGATG
It includes:
- a CDS encoding cytochrome P450; this translates as MQTLSQSPLDPDFVQNPYPFYDRVRQGAPLVQWPEYGFHVTARAAIVGAALRDRRLGREAPPEHAVEVPKHLEPFYAIERHSMLELEAPTHTRLRKLVTKAFTPRRIAGMEDEIATLCHRLVDELPEGGCDLLEHFAKPLPVIVIARLLGVPEKDADKLLAWSNAMVQMYQARRDISLEEDAARASAEFAEYLGDLIETRRKAPGDDLISELIAVEEEGVHLSRDELISTVILLLNAGHEATVHQIGNSVKTLVEQTVAPHWLEPERIDGTVEELLRFDPPLHLFTRWLYEDMEFQGQMLRKGERIGLLLAGANRDPSAWDDPSAFDPSRPVRINFSFGAGAHFCIGAPLARLELKLALPILMERLQGLDLPRRPYYADLYHFHGLEKLETTYTKR
- a CDS encoding ATP-binding protein, translated to MLGRVAILLIWIALTLAASIGVWRVSAREGLARIEAQGQSDLRLASDRLVAALLQFREVAVLAADHPDVVALAGRFAEGGKAVGTWRDDAVSLTLQRLADHAGARDIWLIAPGGTVLAGPADSPDRVTMNRALARAAQGATGSEHFVDPDTGDRLFVFAAPVFASGGRVSGIVLLRLNAEDVEAEGRGNPVPVWFTDADGVSFLTNRTDLVLLSEPGARPDPATYPAGSLAGVLHLRERNLAGHRLVSGDGSLAGPALDVSRELPVIQMEGHALAAADPVLRAARLAALSTAAGFLAVGAVIFALWERRRALAEANAALEVRVAERTAELSTANEELRRTQAELVQAGKLSALGQMSAGISHELNQPLMAISSYAENAELLLDRGRTEEAGETLGKIGAMAHRMARIIRNLRAFARQESEPATRVGLAAVVESALEMLDERLKRAGVTVDWQRPDFPAIVMGGEVRLSQVVINLISNAIEAMEGQPERRLTIRMARAHGMIRLSLRDTGPGIRDPERIFDPFYSTKEAGSAEGLGLGLSISYGLVQGFGGNLRGENVPGGGARFTIDLREAASQPRPTEVET